From the Pseudomonas sp. VD-NE ins genome, the window GCCGCACCCAACAGGTGACCGGTCATCGATTTGGTCGAGCTCACTGCCAGTTTGTAGGCGTGATCACCGAACACGGTCTTGATCGCATTGGCTTCGGCGAGGTCGCCGGCCGAAGTCGAAGTACCGTGAGCGTTGATGTATTGCACTTGATCGGCGTTGATCTTCGCATCGCGCAGCGCGTTGGTGATGCAGCGTGCTGCACCGGCGCCGTCGGCAGGTGGCGAGGTCATGTGGAACGCGTCGCCACTGGTGCCAAAGCCGATGAGTTCGGCATAGATGGTCGCGCCGCGCGCCTTGGCGTGCTCCAGTTCTTCGAGAACCAGTGCACCGGCACCGTCGGACAGGACGAAGCCATCACGGCCCTTGTCCCATGGACGACTGGCGCGGGTCGGTTCGTCATTGCGGGTCGACAGCGCACGGGACGCGCCGAAGCCACCCATGCCCAGGCCGCACGCGGCCATTTCGGCACCGCCGGCAATCATCACGTCGGCTTCGTCGTACATGATGTTGCGCGCCGCCATGCCGATGCAGTGCGTACCGGTGGTACATGCAGTGGCGATGGCGTAGTTAGGTCCCTGTGCCCCCAGGTGGATGGACAGGAAACCGGAAATCATATTGATGATCGAGCCTGGCACGAAGAATGGCGAGATTCGACGCGGGCCCGTCTCATGCAGGGTACGGCTGGTTTCTTCGATGTTGGTCAGACCGCCGATTCCTGAACCCATGGCTACGCCAATGCGTTCACGGTTGGCGTCAGTGACTTCCAGCCCGGCGTTGCGCACGGCTTGAAAGCCTGCGGCGAGGCCGTACTGAATGAACAGGTCGAGCTTGCGCGCTTCCTTGACCGACAGGTATTCCTCGACATTGAAGCCCTTTACCGAGCCGCCAAAGCGGGTGGAGTAGGCAGAAAGGTCGGTGTGTTCGATCAGACCAATGCCACTGCGGCCAGCCAGAATGCCCTGCCAACTGCTCGGCACATCCGTGCCCAGTGGCGACAACATACCCATACCGGTGACTACGACGCGTCTACGCGACACAGCACTCTCCTTTTTCAAATGACGATTTTGCATCAGGCCTAAAGAAAAAACCGCACGCCATGATGGCAGTGCGGTTTTTCCATGACAGCAAACAACGATTACAAACTATTACGCCTGGTGGCTAGTAACGTAGTCGATTGCAGCTTGTACAGTAGTGATCTTCTCAGCTTCTTCGTCAGGGATTTCGGTCTCGAATTCCTCTTCCAGAGCCATCACCAGCTCAACGGTGTCAAGGGAGTCGGCACCCAGGTCTTCTACGAAGGAAGCGGTGTTGACCACTTCTTCTTCTTTAACACCCAGTTGCTCGGCAACGATTTTCTTGACGCGCTCTTCGATGGTGCTCATACCTTGTTTTCACTCCTAATGGACAAATTCAGGCAGCTGGCCAGTGGGTAAGTGTATAGAAAGACTTTTCAGTTTTTCAACTGAAAGCTTCACTCCTCAAACCCTGCAGCCCTCTGCCTATAAATAGATTGCAGCTTTATAACGGATTTTAGACAGCTCGTATGACATTTTTTTGAAGCAATCCGTCACATTTTACTTACATGTACATCCCACCGTTCACCGGGATTGTAGCCCCAGTGACGTATGCCGCACCGTCGGATGCAAGAAAAGCGACCACAGACGCGATCTCTTGAGCTTGTCCCAAACGACCCAGCGGAATCTGCGTCTGCAAGGCTTCACGCTGTGCTTCAGGCAGCTCGCGCGTCATATCGGTGTCGATAAACCCTGGGGTTACCGAGTTGACCGTAATCGAACGCGAACCGACTTCACGCGCCATTGCACGGCTGAAACCTTCCAGACCGGCCTTGGCGGCTGCATAGTTTACTTGGCCTGCGTTGCCCATGGCACCCACCACCGAGCCAATACTGATAATTCGCCCCCAACGCGCCTTGGTCATGCCGCGCAGAACGCCCTTGGACAGGCGATACAGACTGTTCAGATTGGTATCGATCACGTCGTACCACTCGTCGTCTTTCATGCGCATCATTAGGTTATCGCGGGTGATGCCGGCATTATTGACCAGGATCGCCACCGGCGCACCAAACTGCTCCTGAATGCCCGCCAGCACAGCACTGACCGATTCATCGCTGGTAACGTTGAGCTCAAAACCTGCGCCCTGAATACCGTTTTCCTTCAGGGTTGCGGCGATACGCTCAGCGCCCGAAGCGGAAGTCGCGGTGCCAATGACGATGGCGCCCTGACGACCCAGCTCCAGTGCGATAGCCTGGCCGATACCGCGGCTTGCACCGGTGACCAGTGCAACTTTACCTTGCAGACTCATGCAAGTTTCTCCTGATTCAGGCTTGCGCTGCGCGAGCGGCAGCGAAAGCGTCTGGGGTATTGAGGTTGGAAGTCGCCACGCCTTCGGCGCAACGCTTGTTCAGACCGGCCAGGACCTTGCCCGGGCCGCATTCGACCAGATTGGTCGCGCCTTTGGCGGCGAGAGTCTGTACCGACTCGACCCAGCGCACCGGCTTGTACAGTTGTTCGAGCAGATCACGCTTGAGGGTTTCCAGATCGGCCGGCACTTGCGCGCTGACGTTCTGTACCACCGGGATCTGCGGCGCCTGCCAGTCGATGGCGGCAATGGATTCGGCAAAGCGCTCGGCGGCCGGACGCATCAGCTCGCAGTGCGACGGCACGCTCACCGGCAGCGGCATGGCACGCTTGGCGCCACGCGCCTTGCAGCCTTCGATGGCACGCTCGACAGCAGCCTTGGCACCAGCAATCACCACTTGGCCCGGCGAGTTGAAATTGACCGCGCTGACCACTTCACCTTGCGCCGCTTCGGCGCAGGCAGCCAGTACATCGGCATCTTCCAGACCGAGGATGGCAGCCATGCCGCCCTGCCCGGCCGGAACCGCTTCCTGCATCAGTTGACCACGGCGCTCAACGAGCTTTACCGCGTCAGCCAGTGTCAGGCTGCCAGCAGCGACTAGCGCGCTGTATTCACCCAGGCTGTGCCCGGCAACAAAGGCCGGACGCGCACCGCCTTCAGCCAGCCACAGACGCCACAGGGCGATCGAAGCGGTCAAAATGGCCGGTTGGGTTTTATCGGTTTGATTGAGCAACTCTTCGGGGCCCTGCTGGGTCAGCGCCCACAGGTCATAGCCCAGAGCCTCAGAGGCTTCTTTGAATGTTTCGAGGATCAACGGATATTCCGCGCCCAGCTCGGCCAGCATGCCGAGGGACTGCGAACCCTGTCCTGGAAAGACGAATGCGAGGGAAGCAGACATGTAACAAGCCCCTAATGATCTTGTCGTCGGAAAATGACGCCCCGCTGGGGGACGCAAGAAACTGACAGTTGGATGGCCCTTTGAACCGGGCGGTCACATTTAAGCATTGTCCGACGAAAACGCCTAAGACAACAAATCCTCCAGACGACCGTGGAGGCGCTCGGGAAGATTTTCCTGGATCTCGATCAGCGCACGCGAAATAGCACTCTGAAAGCCCTGAACCCCGGCTGAGCCGTGGCTTTTCACCACGATACCCTGCAAGCCGAGAAAGCTTGCACCGTTATGTCGCGCCGGTGCCAGATCGGCCTGCAAGCGCTTCATCAACGGTAACGCCAAAGCCCCAACGGCACGGGAGGCGAGATTTCTTTTGAACAGCGCCTCGATGCGCGCCGCGATCATCGTTGCCAGACCTTCGCTGGACTTGAGCAGGATGTTGCCGACAAAACCATCACACACCACAACATCGGCCTCGCCACGATACAAGCCGTCGCCTTCGATAAAGCCGATGTAGTTGATGCCACGAGCAGCCTGCAACAGTGTTGCGGCCAGTTTGACCTGCTGATTGCCCTTGATGTCTTCAGTGCCGATATTCAGCAGCGCCACGCGCGGGCGATTGATCCCCAGCGTCTGCGCCGCCACCGAACCCATCACCGCAAACTGCAGCAGATGTTCGGCACTGCAGTCGACATTGGCGCCCAGATCGAGCAACTGGCAATAGCCCTTCTGCGTTGGAATCGCCGCCACCATCGCCGGCCGATCAATACCCGGCAGCGTCTTCAGCACAAACCGCGACAACGCCATCAATGCACCGGTATTGCCAGCACTGACACAGGCCTGAGCCTTGCCATCACGCACCAGCTCAAGGGCGACACGCATCGACGAATCCGGCTTGCCACGCAAGGCCTGGGTCGGCTTTTCGTCCATGGTGATGACTTCGCTGGCCGGGACAATCGTCAGGCGCGCGCGATCAGCAGCCGATTGGCCGTGGATCAATTCTTCAAGAAGGGAGGGTTGACCGACGAGGGTCAGGTGCAGCGAGGGCGTAGCAGACAGACAAGCAAGGCTGGCCTGAACAATGCTGCGGGGACCGAAGTCCCCGCCCATTGCGTCAATCGCGATGACTTGAGCGGACAAGTGATTACTCGTCAGCGCCCTTGTCGATCACTTTACGGCCACGGTATACGCCTTCTGGCGATACGTGGTGACGCAGGTGAACTTCACCAGTGGTTTTTTCTACAGACAGGGTGCTAGCCTCGAGAGCGTCGTGCGAACGGCGCATGTCACGGGCAGAGCGGGATTTTTTGTTCTGCTGAACAGCCATAATTGATTAACTCCTAAACGTTTGGGTCACGCTTTAACTGCGCCAATACACTGAACGGGTTGGACCGCGTTGACTCGTCCTCGCTCGGTTCGGGCTCATCGAGACCCGCCGGCTGCTGGCATTCTTCCGGATGATGAGCAGGCACAATGGGCAAGGCGAGCAGAAGCTCCTCCTCGATCAGTGACTGCAGATCCAATGGATCTTCGCCCAGTTCCAGCACGTCATAACCTTTCGGCAACGACTGGGTATTCGCACCCTCTTTCACCACAGCATAACTGCATTCGCTGTGGATCGGCAGGGTGACCAGCTCAAGACAACGCTGGCAAACCATTTTGACCTCGGTGTCGATAAAGCTGTGGATCACCACAGATTTACGTTCATCTCGTTCAAAAACGAATTTCGCCTGCACCGTACCGACATCGTCGGAAAGCGGGTCGCAGAGTCTCTTCAAATCGGCCAGCAGCAGTTCACCTTGAAGGGTGGTGCCACGATCAGCCAATTTGCGCGGGTCAACGTGAGGTGGAATCGGGTCATTCAACATAGGCGCAGCATTATAGGGATGCACCCACCCATGTCAAAGGAAATTGTGCCCTGTCCGTCACTTGCGTGCCTCCGCTAGAATTCGCACCTGCCCCAGGAGACGCAAATGCCGCCTTTATTACTTGCTTCAAGCTCGACCTATCGTCGGGAATTGCTCGCCCGCCTGCACCTGCCGTTCGTCTGCAGCTCGCCGGATATCGATGAAAGTCACCGCCCAGGTGAGTCAGCCATCGAACTGGTCAAGCGCCTCGCCGAACAAAAGGCCCGGGCATTGGCTGATAGCCATCCCGCCCATCTGATTATCGGCTCGGATCAGGTCGCCGTGCTCGGCGAGCAGATCATCGGCAAGCCGCACACCTTCGAGAAGGCCCGTGAACAGTTAATGGCCGCCAGCGGCGCCAGCGTGACCTTCCTGACCGGCCTGGCCCTGCTTAACAGCCAGACCGGCCGATGCCAGGTCGACTGCGTGCCGTTTACCGTACACATGCGCCAGCTCGATCAGGCGCGCGTCGAGCGCTATCTGCGTATCGAGCAGCCGTATGACTGCGCTGGCAGCTTCAAGGCGGAAGGGTTGGGGGTGAGCCTGTTTCAGTCCACTGAAGGGCCTGACGCCACCAGCCTGATCGGTTTGCCGCTGATTCGGCTGATCGACATGTTGCTGGTTGAGGGCGTGCAGATTCCTTAAAAGCAAAAGATCGCAGCCTTCGGCAGCTCCTACATGGGAATGTAAAACCCTGTAGGAGCTGCCGAAGGCTGCGATCTTTTGATCGTTACAACGAATCAGCGCAACGAAGGCCCGTGGAAACCCATCCACATCGCCAACTGCTCAGCCACACTGGCACCGAGCTTCTTCGAGAAGCGATCGAACGGTGACTCCTGCACAGTGAAGTCGACCAGCTCTTTCTCGCCAATCACATCACGTGCCACCGAACTGGCATTGCCCAGGCCATCAATCAAACCCAGCGGCAGCGCCTGCTCACCCGACCAGACCAACCCGGAGAACAACTCTGGATGATCCTTGTCTTTCAAGCGATCGCCACGCCCCTGCTTGACGCTGTTGATGAACTGCTTGTGCGTCGTATCGAGCACGCTCTGCCAGAATGCCGTCTCTTCAGGCTTCTGCGGCTGGAACGGATCGAGGAACGATTTGTGTTCACCCGAGGTGTACGTACGACGCTCGACACCCAGTTTTTCCATGGTGCCGACAAAACCGTAACCGGCCGCCGTCACGCCAATCGAACCGACCAGACTGGCCTTGTCGGCGTAGATCTGATCCGCCGCACTGGCGATGTAATAAGCGCCGGACGCACCGAGATCGGAAATCACCGCATACACTTTGATCTCCGGATGCAGACCGCGCAGACGCTTGATCTCGTCATACACATAACCTGACTGCACCGGACTGCCGCCAGGACTGTTGATCCGCAGGATCACACCCTTGACCTTCTTGTCCTCGAACGCCGCCCGCAGGCTGCCGACGATGTTATCGGCACTGGCCGGTTCCTTGTCGGCGATCATGCCGGTGACGTCGATCAACGCGGTGTAGTTCGAGCCGCGTGTGGCGCTCTTTTCCATGTCCATCAACGGCGTGAACAGGATCAGTGCCACAAACAGATAAACAAAGGTCAGCAGCTTGAAAAAAATCCCCCAACGCCGCGAACGACGCTGTTCCTGCACGCCGGCGAGCAGCGTCTTCTCCAACAGCTTCCAGCTTTTCTGGTCACCGTCGTCGGCACTTGCCTTGGCCGGTGCTTTCCATTCGTCGGTCATGCCATCCACCCCAGCAAAAACGTATTAAGCCTGCTGCCCCAGCCAGGCATGCAATTCACAAAAACGGTCAATCGACAGGCGCGGCTCGAACTGCTGCAGCGATTCGATCGATTGCGCGCCATAGCTGACCGCTACAGAATCCATCCCGGCATTACGCGCCATCAGCAGATCGAAGGACGAGTCGCCGACCATCAATGCCTGCTCCGGGCGCACACCACAATGCGCAAGGATCTGTTCCAGCATCAGAGGGTGCGGCTTGCTCGCAGTTTCATCGGCAGCGCGGGTGATATCGAAATAATCTTCCCAGCCATTGGCCTTGAGCACTCGGTCCAGTCCGCGACGATTTTTGCCGGTCGCGACGGCGAGGTGATAACCCTGCCCGCGAAAGGACGCCATCGACTCGACGACACCGTCGAACAGTGGCGAAGGCACCGCTTCTGCGGCAATGTAGTGGTCAGCGTAATACTCGCGAAACAAGGTCATTTCGGCATCGCTGATTTCCGGGTACAGCGTGCGAATCGCCTCGGGCAAGCCCAGACCGATGATGCCTTTGACGGCAAAATCATCACGCAACTCGAAACCGGAGCGCCCGGACGCCGAGTGCATGGCCTCGACGATCCGGTGAATGGAATCGGCCAGCGTGCCGTCCCAATCGAAAATCAGCAGCTTGTAATCAGATGGGCGCACTCAATCGCTCCACGGTCTTGGCCCACATTTCATCGACCGGCGCCTGCAAGGTCAGCTTGCCGCCATCGGGCAGCGGCACGGTCAGCATGTAGGCGTGCAGGAACAGCCGCTTGCCGCCCAGATCGCGGATCTCCTTGGTGAAATCCTCATCGCCGTACTTGCTGTCGCCAGCAATGCAATGGCCAGCATGCAGGGTGTGCACGCGAATCTGGTGGGTACGACCGGTAACCGGTTTAGCCTCGACCATGGTGGCAAAGTCACCGAAGCGGCGCAGCACCTTGAACATGGTCAGCGCTTCTTTGCCCTCGTCATTGACTTCGACCATGCGCTCGCCGGAACGCAGATTGCTCTTGAGCAATGGCGCGCTGACTTTCTTGATCGAGGTCGCCCAGTTACCACGCACCAGCGCCATATAGCGCTTGTCGACGCCGTCACCACGCAATTGCTCATGCAAGTGGCGCAACATGCTGCGCTTTTTGGCGATCATCAGCAGGCCGGAGGTGTCGCGGTCGAGACGGTGAACCAGTTCCAGCTCTTTGGCATCGGGACGCAACTGACGAAAGGCTTCGATTACGCCGAAGTTCAAGCCGCTGCCGCCGTGAACCGCAATGCCGGCAGGCTTGTTGATCACGATCAGAGCTTTGTCTTCGAAGACAATCGAGGCTTCCAGGCGCTGCAACAGGCCTTGGGCCAGTGGCACCGGCTCATCGCGCTCAGGCACGCGAACCGGCGGCACGCGCACGATATCGCCGGCCTGCAGCTTGTATTCGGGCTTGATCCGACCTTTGTTAACACGCACTTCGCCTTTACGCAAAATGCGGTAAATCAAGGTCTTGGGCACGCCTTTGAGCCGGGCGAGGAGAAAGTTGTCGATTCGTTGGCCGGCATACTCCGGCGAGACTTCAAGCAATTGAACGCCTGGAGTCGAAGGTGCAGTAGTTGTCATGCCGGCGATGATAACAATTTTTATGGAATTGAAGCACTTAATCATTGCTGCTATAGTCGCGAACGCCGCCAAAAGCGGCCTGGACAGAGGAACCACGGTCAAAAACCGGCCCTGACCAACGCAATTCACCAGGACGCGAGGCCGTCCTACGGGGCTTTTGCTACGTAACGGTGGAGTTTGCAGTTGTAACAAGCGCAGGTGACATGAGGCCTGAATTACACCGTCGAGCAGAGTTTTTACTCGCCTGACA encodes:
- the fabF gene encoding beta-ketoacyl-ACP synthase II; translated protein: MSRRRVVVTGMGMLSPLGTDVPSSWQGILAGRSGIGLIEHTDLSAYSTRFGGSVKGFNVEEYLSVKEARKLDLFIQYGLAAGFQAVRNAGLEVTDANRERIGVAMGSGIGGLTNIEETSRTLHETGPRRISPFFVPGSIINMISGFLSIHLGAQGPNYAIATACTTGTHCIGMAARNIMYDEADVMIAGGAEMAACGLGMGGFGASRALSTRNDEPTRASRPWDKGRDGFVLSDGAGALVLEELEHAKARGATIYAELIGFGTSGDAFHMTSPPADGAGAARCITNALRDAKINADQVQYINAHGTSTSAGDLAEANAIKTVFGDHAYKLAVSSTKSMTGHLLGAAGAVEAIFSVLAINSQVAPPTINLDEPDEGCDLDFVAHTARNMDIDVVLSNSFGFGGTNGTLAFRRFAG
- the acpP gene encoding acyl carrier protein, with protein sequence MSTIEERVKKIVAEQLGVKEEEVVNTASFVEDLGADSLDTVELVMALEEEFETEIPDEEAEKITTVQAAIDYVTSHQA
- the fabG gene encoding 3-oxoacyl-ACP reductase FabG; amino-acid sequence: MSLQGKVALVTGASRGIGQAIALELGRQGAIVIGTATSASGAERIAATLKENGIQGAGFELNVTSDESVSAVLAGIQEQFGAPVAILVNNAGITRDNLMMRMKDDEWYDVIDTNLNSLYRLSKGVLRGMTKARWGRIISIGSVVGAMGNAGQVNYAAAKAGLEGFSRAMAREVGSRSITVNSVTPGFIDTDMTRELPEAQREALQTQIPLGRLGQAQEIASVVAFLASDGAAYVTGATIPVNGGMYM
- the fabD gene encoding ACP S-malonyltransferase; this translates as MSASLAFVFPGQGSQSLGMLAELGAEYPLILETFKEASEALGYDLWALTQQGPEELLNQTDKTQPAILTASIALWRLWLAEGGARPAFVAGHSLGEYSALVAAGSLTLADAVKLVERRGQLMQEAVPAGQGGMAAILGLEDADVLAACAEAAQGEVVSAVNFNSPGQVVIAGAKAAVERAIEGCKARGAKRAMPLPVSVPSHCELMRPAAERFAESIAAIDWQAPQIPVVQNVSAQVPADLETLKRDLLEQLYKPVRWVESVQTLAAKGATNLVECGPGKVLAGLNKRCAEGVATSNLNTPDAFAAARAAQA
- the plsX gene encoding phosphate acyltransferase PlsX; translated protein: MSAQVIAIDAMGGDFGPRSIVQASLACLSATPSLHLTLVGQPSLLEELIHGQSAADRARLTIVPASEVITMDEKPTQALRGKPDSSMRVALELVRDGKAQACVSAGNTGALMALSRFVLKTLPGIDRPAMVAAIPTQKGYCQLLDLGANVDCSAEHLLQFAVMGSVAAQTLGINRPRVALLNIGTEDIKGNQQVKLAATLLQAARGINYIGFIEGDGLYRGEADVVVCDGFVGNILLKSSEGLATMIAARIEALFKRNLASRAVGALALPLMKRLQADLAPARHNGASFLGLQGIVVKSHGSAGVQGFQSAISRALIEIQENLPERLHGRLEDLLS
- the rpmF gene encoding 50S ribosomal protein L32, which codes for MAVQQNKKSRSARDMRRSHDALEASTLSVEKTTGEVHLRHHVSPEGVYRGRKVIDKGADE
- a CDS encoding YceD family protein — its product is MLNDPIPPHVDPRKLADRGTTLQGELLLADLKRLCDPLSDDVGTVQAKFVFERDERKSVVIHSFIDTEVKMVCQRCLELVTLPIHSECSYAVVKEGANTQSLPKGYDVLELGEDPLDLQSLIEEELLLALPIVPAHHPEECQQPAGLDEPEPSEDESTRSNPFSVLAQLKRDPNV
- a CDS encoding Maf family protein is translated as MPPLLLASSSTYRRELLARLHLPFVCSSPDIDESHRPGESAIELVKRLAEQKARALADSHPAHLIIGSDQVAVLGEQIIGKPHTFEKAREQLMAASGASVTFLTGLALLNSQTGRCQVDCVPFTVHMRQLDQARVERYLRIEQPYDCAGSFKAEGLGVSLFQSTEGPDATSLIGLPLIRLIDMLLVEGVQIP
- the sppA gene encoding signal peptide peptidase SppA; translation: MTDEWKAPAKASADDGDQKSWKLLEKTLLAGVQEQRRSRRWGIFFKLLTFVYLFVALILFTPLMDMEKSATRGSNYTALIDVTGMIADKEPASADNIVGSLRAAFEDKKVKGVILRINSPGGSPVQSGYVYDEIKRLRGLHPEIKVYAVISDLGASGAYYIASAADQIYADKASLVGSIGVTAAGYGFVGTMEKLGVERRTYTSGEHKSFLDPFQPQKPEETAFWQSVLDTTHKQFINSVKQGRGDRLKDKDHPELFSGLVWSGEQALPLGLIDGLGNASSVARDVIGEKELVDFTVQESPFDRFSKKLGASVAEQLAMWMGFHGPSLR
- a CDS encoding HAD-IA family hydrolase, with the protein product MRPSDYKLLIFDWDGTLADSIHRIVEAMHSASGRSGFELRDDFAVKGIIGLGLPEAIRTLYPEISDAEMTLFREYYADHYIAAEAVPSPLFDGVVESMASFRGQGYHLAVATGKNRRGLDRVLKANGWEDYFDITRAADETASKPHPLMLEQILAHCGVRPEQALMVGDSSFDLLMARNAGMDSVAVSYGAQSIESLQQFEPRLSIDRFCELHAWLGQQA
- the rluC gene encoding 23S rRNA pseudouridine(955/2504/2580) synthase RluC — protein: MTTTAPSTPGVQLLEVSPEYAGQRIDNFLLARLKGVPKTLIYRILRKGEVRVNKGRIKPEYKLQAGDIVRVPPVRVPERDEPVPLAQGLLQRLEASIVFEDKALIVINKPAGIAVHGGSGLNFGVIEAFRQLRPDAKELELVHRLDRDTSGLLMIAKKRSMLRHLHEQLRGDGVDKRYMALVRGNWATSIKKVSAPLLKSNLRSGERMVEVNDEGKEALTMFKVLRRFGDFATMVEAKPVTGRTHQIRVHTLHAGHCIAGDSKYGDEDFTKEIRDLGGKRLFLHAYMLTVPLPDGGKLTLQAPVDEMWAKTVERLSAPI